The genomic region CTGCTGCTGGAACTGCAGCCGGTCGATCCGCGCTCGCTGATGCAGGGCGATTACATGGCGCTGCGGTTTGCGGTGGCGGAAGACATCAGAAAAATACTGGAAGAGGACTGCGCCGGGACGCGCGAGCAAAGCGCGCCAGGTGCGGGCAACACTGTCGCAGCGCTGAAGTGTTTTGGTGTTCATCATGATGGTGGCGGACCCCGGGTGCGCAAAGACGGTTACGCCGTGTTCGCACTCGATGCCGACGGCGCCGGCCGCTTCGTCCGCGTGCAGGCGACGCCGCGACCGGTCGCGCGCGGTGAAGTCGCGGTGCGTTATCGCCAGCGCAACTGGTGGGACATCCGCATCGCCAGCAATGCCTGGTTCTTTCCGGAAGGTCAGGCCGAGCGCTATGCGCCCGCGCACTACGGCGAATTGCGGGTGAACGACGACGGCGAGGCGTTGCTCACCGGCCTGCGCGACGACAAGCGCAAGCCGCTCTGAATCCGCAAAGCAGGGCAATCCATCCTGTGGGAGCGGCGGAAGCCGCGATCAATCGAATTCGGCGCTCTATCGCGGCTTCCGCCGCTGCCACAGAGAGATGGGTCATCGTGATCGCAGAGATCATTCGAGGATCACGGACGCGTCGCAATCTC from Lysobacter sp. harbors:
- a CDS encoding GDYXXLXY domain-containing protein → MKHWRSVLLWGGLLLALVVTNHGIAQRERILSDGRVLLLELQPVDPRSLMQGDYMALRFAVAEDIRKILEEDCAGTREQSAPGAGNTVAALKCFGVHHDGGGPRVRKDGYAVFALDADGAGRFVRVQATPRPVARGEVAVRYRQRNWWDIRIASNAWFFPEGQAERYAPAHYGELRVNDDGEALLTGLRDDKRKPL